In Halobaculum sp. XH14, a single genomic region encodes these proteins:
- a CDS encoding RNA-protein complex protein Nop10, with amino-acid sequence MKSDIKECSAWKGRHERPVYTLASTCPECGAEAVNSAPAPFSPEDPYGEYRRRARASSE; translated from the coding sequence ATGAAATCGGACATCAAGGAGTGTTCGGCGTGGAAGGGGCGTCACGAGCGCCCGGTGTACACGCTCGCTTCGACGTGTCCCGAGTGCGGGGCAGAGGCGGTGAACTCCGCGCCCGCGCCGTTCTCGCCCGAGGACCCGTACGGGGAGTATCGCCGTCGTGCTCGGGCTTCGTCGGAGTAG
- a CDS encoding DUF6517 family protein — translation MNRRTVLRTAGMIGVASASAGCLGVLTGSQPAEFASGTATVSGSALEETGYESVGVESLEVDRTISVAGQERRVIVTNRLAQYDKSVDLPTGDSYRGALFALLATPAVEVLGRSVNPVAELGTGELARRVLSQYEGFGSLDEEGTETVSILGTDTEVGLFLTEAEVTSDVTTEVRIHVAEAVRVEDDFVVAVGAYPTLMSEEGDAVGTLMESVEHEPN, via the coding sequence ATGAACAGACGAACGGTCCTTCGGACGGCCGGCATGATCGGCGTCGCCAGCGCGAGCGCGGGCTGTCTCGGCGTTCTTACCGGATCGCAGCCTGCCGAGTTCGCCTCGGGCACCGCGACCGTCTCCGGGTCGGCCCTCGAGGAGACCGGCTACGAGTCGGTCGGCGTGGAGTCGCTGGAGGTCGATCGGACGATCTCGGTCGCGGGCCAGGAGCGGCGGGTGATCGTGACGAACCGGCTGGCACAGTACGACAAGAGCGTCGATCTGCCGACGGGCGACAGCTACCGCGGCGCGCTGTTCGCCCTGCTGGCGACGCCGGCGGTCGAGGTGCTGGGCCGGTCAGTGAACCCGGTGGCCGAACTCGGCACCGGCGAACTCGCCCGTCGCGTCCTGTCCCAGTACGAGGGCTTCGGCAGCCTCGACGAGGAGGGGACCGAGACGGTCTCCATCCTCGGGACGGACACGGAAGTCGGGCTGTTTCTCACCGAGGCCGAAGTCACCTCCGACGTGACGACCGAGGTCCGCATTCACGTCGCGGAGGCGGTTCGCGTCGAGGACGACTTCGTCGTCGCCGTCGGCGCGTACCCGACGCTCATGTCCGAGGAGGGCGACGCGGTGGGGACGCTGATGGAGTCCGTCGAACACGAACCCAACTGA
- a CDS encoding 8-oxo-dGTP diphosphatase, with protein MRDATLCHLVTDDDRTLLIHKKRGVGSDQYVGPGGKVEPGETPRECVVREVREEVGIEVRDPEKLGEFEYYSEDWNALVHVYRATAYDGEPTESEEAVPEWFPVRDLPLAEMWQTDRDWLPTVLAGGTFRGRFVYHDGEPRLVEVERDVALD; from the coding sequence ATGCGCGACGCGACGCTGTGTCACCTCGTCACCGACGACGACCGGACGCTACTCATCCACAAGAAGCGCGGCGTGGGCAGCGACCAGTACGTCGGCCCCGGCGGCAAGGTCGAACCGGGCGAGACGCCCCGCGAGTGCGTCGTCCGCGAGGTCCGGGAGGAGGTCGGCATCGAGGTGCGCGACCCCGAAAAGCTCGGCGAGTTCGAGTACTACTCCGAGGACTGGAACGCGCTCGTCCACGTCTACCGCGCGACCGCGTACGACGGCGAACCGACCGAAAGCGAGGAGGCCGTCCCGGAGTGGTTCCCGGTCAGGGACCTTCCGCTCGCGGAGATGTGGCAGACGGACCGCGACTGGCTCCCCACGGTGCTCGCGGGCGGGACGTTCCGCGGCCGGTTCGTCTACCACGACGGCGAACCCCGACTGGTCGAGGTCGAGCGCGACGTCGCCCTCGACTGA
- a CDS encoding GNAT family N-acetyltransferase, whose amino-acid sequence MDAADLDVVDLDRSDAEELLSRYREYGWWDEREREAVAEALAHTDLAIGLRDGTTLVASARVITDFVYYARVYDVIVAADRRGEGLGRKLLSAILADDRLADVNPVLLCRDGLVPFYESVGFEPYPETVDAPEGEDVELRQLIHVDGELEDAGGE is encoded by the coding sequence ATGGACGCAGCCGACCTGGACGTGGTCGACCTCGACCGGAGCGACGCCGAGGAACTGCTGTCGCGCTACCGCGAGTACGGCTGGTGGGACGAGCGCGAACGCGAGGCGGTGGCCGAGGCGCTGGCACACACGGACCTCGCGATCGGACTCCGGGACGGGACGACCCTCGTCGCCTCGGCACGGGTGATCACCGACTTCGTCTACTACGCCCGGGTGTACGACGTCATCGTCGCCGCGGACCGGCGCGGCGAGGGGCTCGGCCGAAAACTCCTCTCGGCCATTCTCGCGGACGACCGACTCGCCGACGTGAACCCCGTTCTGCTGTGCCGGGACGGGCTCGTTCCGTTCTACGAGTCGGTGGGCTTCGAGCCGTACCCGGAGACGGTCGATGCGCCCGAGGGCGAGGACGTCGAACTCCGGCAGCTGATCCACGTCGACGGTGAACTGGAGGACGCCGGGGGCGAGTGA
- a CDS encoding DUF373 family protein — MLLVLPVDLDDDLGRKTGRSTPVIGRDEVEDAAVALATADPEDSDVNVLFQAVHTYDELVADESVEEEVAVAAVTGVDGGDVQANRAVGDEVDTVLAALATGEDVRAIVITDGAQDESVLPVIRSRVPLDGVRRVVVRQAQDLESIYYTMKQVLADPETRGTVLVPLGVLLLIYPFSVIAGILDIPGAVVLGLVSALLGLYTLFRGLGLERAVDSTVEQVRNSLYAGRVTFITYVVALALLVVGSVQGFETLSRVESATGPLRLETEVAVFVHAAVQWAAAAGITSSLGQVTDEYLNDSFHWRYLNAPFYVAAIAIVLYGLSGYFAPPGAGDVLVRLTLQELAMALTVGTLLGVLSTLTFAIAESREEGEEETAKPA, encoded by the coding sequence ATGCTGCTGGTCCTCCCAGTCGACCTCGACGACGACCTCGGTCGCAAGACCGGGCGGTCAACGCCCGTCATCGGGCGTGACGAGGTCGAGGACGCCGCAGTCGCGCTGGCGACGGCCGACCCGGAGGACTCCGACGTGAACGTGCTCTTCCAGGCGGTCCACACGTACGACGAACTCGTCGCGGACGAGTCCGTCGAGGAGGAAGTCGCCGTCGCCGCGGTGACGGGCGTCGACGGGGGGGACGTCCAGGCCAACCGCGCCGTCGGCGACGAGGTCGACACGGTGCTCGCGGCGCTGGCGACCGGCGAGGACGTGCGCGCCATCGTCATCACGGACGGCGCCCAGGACGAGTCGGTGCTGCCGGTCATCCGTTCTCGCGTCCCGCTCGACGGCGTCCGGCGCGTCGTCGTCCGGCAGGCACAGGACCTCGAATCGATCTACTACACGATGAAGCAGGTGCTCGCGGACCCGGAGACGCGGGGGACCGTGCTCGTGCCGCTGGGCGTGCTGTTGCTCATCTACCCGTTCTCGGTCATCGCCGGCATCCTCGACATTCCCGGTGCGGTCGTGCTGGGGCTCGTCTCGGCGCTGCTCGGGCTCTACACCCTCTTTCGGGGGCTCGGCCTGGAGCGCGCCGTGGACTCGACGGTCGAGCAGGTGCGCAACAGCCTCTACGCCGGGCGGGTGACGTTCATCACGTACGTCGTCGCGCTGGCGCTGCTGGTCGTCGGCAGCGTGCAGGGGTTCGAGACGCTGTCGAGGGTCGAATCGGCGACCGGACCGCTCCGGCTCGAGACCGAGGTCGCGGTGTTCGTCCATGCGGCGGTCCAGTGGGCCGCGGCAGCGGGGATCACCTCGTCGCTCGGCCAGGTGACCGACGAGTACCTGAACGACAGCTTCCACTGGCGCTACCTCAACGCGCCGTTCTACGTCGCCGCCATCGCCATCGTCCTGTACGGCCTCTCGGGCTACTTCGCACCCCCGGGTGCCGGCGACGTCCTCGTGCGCCTCACGCTACAGGAGCTGGCGATGGCGCTGACGGTCGGCACGCTGCTCGGGGTGCTCTCGACGCTCACGTTCGCCATCGCCGAGTCGCGCGAGGAGGGGGAAGAGGAGACGGCAAAGCCCGCATGA
- a CDS encoding DUF5799 family protein: MSDWTDAIVGDRMAVDREFTERVRESRFSNQEWGLIMTATEFEIEDSDDPESARIVADTSDLPGIIPELDNISNQMNAMAGGGSSDGGVFGGILEDIRSLFDGASGGGGVDREKLQAAERLTGEYADELQRHLESKGTWEQVRIAYQE, encoded by the coding sequence ATGAGCGACTGGACCGACGCGATCGTCGGCGACAGGATGGCCGTGGACCGCGAGTTCACCGAGCGGGTCCGTGAATCCCGGTTCTCGAACCAGGAGTGGGGACTCATCATGACCGCCACGGAGTTCGAGATCGAGGACTCGGACGACCCGGAATCGGCACGCATCGTCGCCGATACGAGCGATCTGCCGGGCATCATCCCGGAGCTGGACAACATCTCGAACCAGATGAACGCGATGGCGGGCGGCGGGTCGTCGGACGGCGGCGTGTTCGGCGGCATCCTCGAGGACATCAGGAGCCTCTTCGACGGCGCCTCCGGCGGCGGCGGCGTCGACCGGGAGAAGCTCCAGGCAGCGGAGCGACTCACGGGCGAGTACGCCGACGAACTGCAGCGGCACCTCGAATCGAAGGGCACCTGGGAACAGGTCAGGATCGCCTACCAGGAGTAG
- a CDS encoding 50S ribosomal protein L44e: MEMPRRMNTYCPHCNEHHEVEVEKVRKGRETGMKWTDRQQARGTSVIGNAGKFSKVPGGDKPTKKTHLKYRCGECGKAHMREGWRAGRLTFQE; encoded by the coding sequence ATGGAGATGCCACGACGCATGAACACGTACTGTCCGCACTGTAACGAACACCACGAGGTCGAGGTCGAGAAGGTCCGGAAGGGCCGCGAGACCGGCATGAAGTGGACCGACCGCCAGCAGGCCCGCGGCACGTCGGTCATCGGGAACGCCGGCAAGTTCTCGAAGGTGCCCGGCGGCGACAAGCCGACGAAGAAGACCCACCTGAAGTACCGCTGTGGCGAGTGCGGCAAGGCCCACATGCGCGAGGGCTGGCGCGCCGGCCGACTCACCTTCCAGGAGTAA
- a CDS encoding 30S ribosomal protein S27e, with translation MAGAFYRVRCPDCENEQVVFGKASSVVNCAVCGTTLASPTGGDAAFAGEVVETVEQRA, from the coding sequence ATGGCAGGAGCCTTCTACCGCGTCCGGTGTCCGGACTGTGAGAACGAGCAGGTCGTCTTCGGCAAGGCGTCCTCCGTGGTGAACTGTGCGGTCTGCGGGACGACGCTCGCGTCGCCGACCGGCGGCGACGCCGCGTTCGCCGGCGAGGTCGTCGAGACCGTCGAGCAGCGCGCCTGA
- a CDS encoding NYN domain-containing protein: MELLERLRDRLGGSVGADGGVALFVDGPNVLREEFDVDLDDIRAAAADAGDLVTARLYLDEHATPGLIQAAEARGFQVVVTSGDVDVKLAVDVATFAVTGRAGTVAVASRDTDFKPALEVANERGLRTLAIAPGTYGRSDALRNAADESVTLGE, encoded by the coding sequence ATGGAACTGCTGGAGCGGCTTCGGGACCGACTCGGCGGAAGCGTCGGCGCCGATGGCGGCGTCGCGCTGTTCGTCGACGGCCCCAACGTCCTCCGGGAGGAGTTCGACGTCGACCTCGACGACATTCGGGCGGCCGCGGCCGACGCCGGCGACCTGGTCACGGCCCGGCTCTACCTCGACGAGCACGCGACGCCGGGACTCATCCAGGCCGCGGAGGCCCGCGGCTTCCAGGTCGTCGTGACGAGTGGCGACGTCGACGTGAAGCTCGCGGTCGACGTCGCCACGTTCGCGGTCACCGGCCGCGCCGGCACCGTCGCGGTCGCGTCCCGCGACACGGACTTCAAGCCTGCACTGGAGGTCGCTAACGAGCGCGGCCTTCGGACGCTCGCCATCGCGCCCGGGACGTACGGCCGTTCGGACGCCCTCCGGAACGCGGCAGACGAGAGCGTCACGCTGGGGGAGTGA
- a CDS encoding radical SAM protein has protein sequence MISKGCEQCAMGGKMVLFVYGYCDQRDCFYCPLGENRKNVNTVYANEREVTCEEDVLEEAHRMDALGTSITGGEPQEAMDRTCRYLSLLKDEFGEDHHTHLYTGITGGRENMRRLSEAGLDEIRFHPPYELWGEMHGTEWEEILHVAREEGLTPAFEIPGIRAEEEFLEFLDEGAADFCNVNEFEMSQGNYRRMQQEGFELQEGHMSAVDGSKAEILDAMGDHERVYFCTSVFKDAAQHRNRLKRMAKNVRRPFDDVTEDGTLVYGKTYADAARLVDLGVPEEFYTVKADHVEVAWWLLEEMVEEGDLQDGELVEQYPTYDGTVVERTPLA, from the coding sequence ATGATCTCGAAGGGCTGTGAACAGTGCGCGATGGGGGGCAAGATGGTGCTCTTCGTCTACGGCTACTGCGACCAGCGCGACTGCTTTTACTGCCCGCTCGGCGAGAACCGGAAGAACGTGAACACGGTGTACGCCAACGAGCGCGAGGTCACCTGCGAGGAGGACGTCCTGGAGGAGGCCCACCGGATGGACGCGCTGGGCACCTCCATCACCGGCGGAGAACCACAGGAGGCGATGGACCGAACCTGCCGCTACCTCTCGCTGCTGAAAGACGAGTTCGGCGAGGACCACCACACGCACCTGTACACCGGCATCACCGGCGGCCGGGAGAACATGCGACGGCTCTCCGAGGCGGGGCTCGACGAGATTCGCTTCCACCCGCCCTACGAGCTGTGGGGCGAGATGCACGGCACGGAGTGGGAGGAGATCCTCCACGTCGCGCGCGAGGAGGGGCTCACGCCCGCGTTCGAGATTCCGGGCATCCGCGCCGAGGAGGAGTTCCTCGAGTTCCTCGACGAGGGTGCCGCGGACTTCTGTAACGTCAACGAGTTCGAGATGAGCCAGGGGAACTACCGCCGGATGCAACAGGAGGGGTTCGAACTCCAGGAGGGCCACATGTCGGCGGTCGACGGCTCGAAGGCGGAGATCCTCGACGCGATGGGCGACCACGAGCGCGTCTACTTCTGTACGAGCGTGTTCAAGGACGCCGCCCAGCACCGGAACCGGCTGAAGCGAATGGCGAAGAACGTCCGCCGGCCGTTCGACGACGTGACCGAGGACGGGACCCTGGTGTACGGGAAGACGTACGCCGACGCCGCGCGCCTCGTCGACCTCGGCGTCCCCGAGGAGTTCTACACCGTCAAGGCGGACCACGTCGAGGTGGCCTGGTGGCTGCTCGAGGAGATGGTCGAGGAGGGGGACCTACAGGACGGGGAACTCGTCGAGCAGTACCCCACCTACGACGGCACGGTCGTCGAGCGGACCCCGCTGGCCTGA
- a CDS encoding DUF7557 family protein produces the protein MPQIEVSEETLERLKGLRENGESYDELVEELINIYEAEELTMFHSGDVP, from the coding sequence ATGCCCCAGATCGAGGTGAGCGAGGAGACGCTCGAACGGCTGAAGGGTCTCCGCGAGAACGGCGAAAGCTACGACGAACTGGTCGAGGAGCTCATCAACATCTACGAGGCCGAGGAGCTGACGATGTTCCACTCGGGCGACGTGCCGTGA
- a CDS encoding translation initiation factor IF-2 subunit alpha encodes MKFSGWPEKGELVVGEVDEITDFGVFVDLDEYEDKRGLTHVSEVASGWIKNIRDHVSVGERVVAKVLDVDESSQQIDLSIKDVNDHQRSDKIQEWKNERKADNWMTIAFGEDVSDEQYTRVAEALYSAFGSMYDGFEEAAIHGEEALSDTDLDDDEIDAIVEAARENVSVPYVNVTGYVDLESAEADGVDDVKAALEAAEGNGEVPEEVELEVSYVGAPEYRIRVRAPDYKTAENELEASADRARQSIETAGGVGAFHRERETEDE; translated from the coding sequence ATGAAATTCAGCGGCTGGCCCGAGAAGGGCGAACTCGTCGTCGGCGAGGTCGACGAGATCACCGACTTCGGCGTGTTCGTGGACCTGGACGAGTACGAGGACAAGCGCGGCCTGACCCACGTCAGCGAGGTCGCGAGCGGGTGGATCAAGAACATCCGGGACCACGTGAGCGTCGGCGAGCGCGTCGTGGCGAAGGTGCTCGACGTCGACGAGTCGTCCCAGCAGATCGACCTCTCGATCAAGGACGTCAACGACCACCAGCGCTCGGACAAGATCCAGGAGTGGAAGAACGAGCGCAAGGCGGACAACTGGATGACCATCGCGTTCGGCGAGGACGTGAGCGACGAGCAGTACACCCGCGTCGCGGAGGCGCTCTACTCGGCGTTCGGCTCGATGTACGACGGCTTCGAGGAGGCGGCCATCCACGGCGAGGAGGCGCTTTCGGACACGGACCTCGACGACGACGAGATCGACGCCATCGTGGAGGCCGCCCGCGAGAACGTCTCGGTCCCGTACGTCAACGTCACGGGCTACGTTGACCTCGAGTCCGCGGAGGCCGACGGCGTCGACGACGTGAAGGCAGCCCTGGAGGCCGCCGAGGGCAACGGCGAGGTGCCCGAGGAGGTCGAACTGGAGGTCTCGTACGTCGGCGCGCCCGAGTACCGCATCCGCGTCCGCGCGCCCGACTACAAGACCGCCGAGAACGAACTGGAGGCGTCGGCCGACCGCGCCCGGCAGTCCATCGAGACCGCGGGCGGCGTGGGGGCGTTCCACCGCGAGCGCGAGACCGAGGACGAGTAG